GGGCGTCGACGGCCACCACCACGCACTGGGAGCCGAACTCGTCGGCGAGCCGCGAAATCAGCTCGGGCTCGAGGACCGCGGCGGTGTTCACCGCCACCTTGTCCGCACCGGCGCGCAGCAGGCGGCGGGCGTCGTCGGGGGCACGCACGCCGCCGCCGACCGTGAACGGGATGAAGACCTGCTCGGCGGTGCGCGTCACCACGTCGACCATGGTGTCGCGCCCGTGGGCGGACGCGGTGATGTCGAGGAACACGAGCTCGTCGGCGCCCTCGGCGTCGTAGCGGGCGGCGAGCTCCACGGGGTCGCCGGCGTCCACCAGGTCGACGAAGCGCACGCCCTTCACGACGCGCCCGTCGTCGACGTCGAGGCAGGGGATCACACGGACGGCGCGCACGCGGCGATCGCCTCCTCGACGGTGAGGGCCCCCTCCACGAGCGCGGTGCCCACGATGGCCCCCGCCAGGCGCCGGCCCCCGGAATCGAGCGCCGCCAGGGCCTCGAGGTCCGCGGCCGAGCGGACTCCGCCCGAGGCCACCACGGGGTGGGTGGTCGCGGCCAGCACGGCCCCCAGGCCGGCGAGGTCAGGGCCGCCGAGCATCCCGTCGCGGTCGATGGCGGTCACCACCACGGCGCCGATCTCCACGTCGGCGAGCGCCGCCAGCGCGTCGGACAGGGTCGTGCCGCTCCCCCGCTCCCAGCCGCGCACCGCCAGCTCGGCACCGGAGCCGGCGCCGCGGTGGTCGAGCCCCACCGCCACGCGCCCCGGGTGGAGCGCCGCCAACGTGCGCACCAGCTCGGGCGACTCGACCGCCGCGGTGCCCAGCACCACGCGCGCCACCCCGAGACCGAGCAGCGTGGTGGCGTCCTCGTCACTGCGGACCCCGCCACCGACCTGCACCCGCGCCCCGACCGCCCGGGTGACCGCCAGGACCGCCTCGCGGTTGACCGGCGAACCCGTGCGCGCCGCGTCGAGGTCGACGACGTGGATCCACCGGGCACCGCCCGCTTCGTACGAGCGCGCCAGCGCCACGGGGTCGCCGTAGCTGCGGACGCGGCCGAAGTCGCCCTGCACCAGACGAACGGCGCCGCCGTCGTGGAGGTCGATCGCGGGGAACAGGTCCACGACGCTGCTCACCCGCGGCGCGGTTCGACCCCGCACACCGCCACGAAGTTGGCGAGGATGGCGAGCCCGAGCCCGCCGGACTTCTCGGGGTGGAACTGCGTGCCCCACACCGGGCCGCGCTCGGCGGCGGCGACCACCACACCGCCGTAGTCGCACGTGGCGACCACGTCGTCGGTGACCTCCGGGGCGTAGGAATGGACGAAGTACACCCAGGGACGCTCGGGCAGCCCGGCCAGCAGCCCGCTGGTGGCGCCCGGGCGCGTCACGAGCTGGTTCCACTGCATCTGGGGCCGCTTGACCGGCCCCGACAGCTCGCGGACCTTGCCACCGAGCACACCCAGGCCCGGTGTCGCCGGGGACTCCTCGGACCCTTCGTAGAGCAGTTGGAACCCGACGCAGATCCCGAGGAACGGCGTACCCCGCGCGACGGCGCGCTCGACCGCCTCGACCAGTCCTGTCCTGCGCAGGGCCAGGGCGCAGCGCCCGAAGGCACCGACACCCGGCAAGACGACCCCGGCCGCCCCGGCGGCCTCGTCGGGGTCGGTGACGAGCCGGGCGTCGGCACCGAGGTGCACGAGGGCCTTCTGCGCGGAGGCGAGGTTCCCGATGCCGTAGTCGAGGACGGCGATTCCTCCGTCCATCGTCAGGCTCCGGGGGCCGTCCCGAGCGTGCCCTTGGTCGAGGGCACGCCCGCGCCTTCGAGCCGCAGCGCGTCGCGCAGGCAACGCGCCGTCCCCTTGAACGAGGCCTCCAGCACGTGGTGGGTGTTCTTCCCGGTGACCAGCCGCAGGTGCAGGGTGAAGCCGGCCGCCGTGACCAGCGCGCGCCAGAACTCCTCGGCCAGCTGCGGGTCGAAGGGAGGCGAGCCCAGGGGCGCCACGTCGGGCCCGAAGGCCACGTCGTAGGCGAGATAGGGACGCCCCGAGATGTCGAGCGCCACCTCGACGAGGGCCTCGTCGAGCGGCAGGGCGATGGAGGAGAACCGGCGGATGCCGGCCTTGTCCCCCATCGCCGACGCCAGGGCTTCGCCCAGCACGATCCCGACGTCTTCGACGGTGTGGTGCGCGTCGACGTGGAGGTCGCCCGACGCCGTGATGCGAAGGTCGAGGCCGCCGTGGCGGCCCAGCTGCGACAGCATGTGGTCGAAGAAGGGCAGGCCGGTGTCGACCTCCACCGCCCCGCTGCCGTCGAGGGCGACCTCGACGTCGATGGACGTCTCCTTCGTCCGTCGCTGGCGAG
The sequence above is a segment of the Acidimicrobiales bacterium genome. Coding sequences within it:
- a CDS encoding 1-(5-phosphoribosyl)-5-[(5-phosphoribosylamino)methylideneamino] imidazole-4-carboxamide isomerase; the protein is MSSVVDLFPAIDLHDGGAVRLVQGDFGRVRSYGDPVALARSYEAGGARWIHVVDLDAARTGSPVNREAVLAVTRAVGARVQVGGGVRSDEDATTLLGLGVARVVLGTAAVESPELVRTLAALHPGRVAVGLDHRGAGSGAELAVRGWERGSGTTLSDALAALADVEIGAVVVTAIDRDGMLGGPDLAGLGAVLAATTHPVVASGGVRSAADLEALAALDSGGRRLAGAIVGTALVEGALTVEEAIAACAPSV
- the hisH gene encoding imidazole glycerol phosphate synthase subunit HisH, with the translated sequence MDGGIAVLDYGIGNLASAQKALVHLGADARLVTDPDEAAGAAGVVLPGVGAFGRCALALRRTGLVEAVERAVARGTPFLGICVGFQLLYEGSEESPATPGLGVLGGKVRELSGPVKRPQMQWNQLVTRPGATSGLLAGLPERPWVYFVHSYAPEVTDDVVATCDYGGVVVAAAERGPVWGTQFHPEKSGGLGLAILANFVAVCGVEPRRG
- the hisB gene encoding imidazoleglycerol-phosphate dehydratase HisB, with the translated sequence MKRAAGAVSPVPRRATRQRRTKETSIDVEVALDGSGAVEVDTGLPFFDHMLSQLGRHGGLDLRITASGDLHVDAHHTVEDVGIVLGEALASAMGDKAGIRRFSSIALPLDEALVEVALDISGRPYLAYDVAFGPDVAPLGSPPFDPQLAEEFWRALVTAAGFTLHLRLVTGKNTHHVLEASFKGTARCLRDALRLEGAGVPSTKGTLGTAPGA
- the hisF gene encoding imidazole glycerol phosphate synthase subunit HisF is translated as MRAVRVIPCLDVDDGRVVKGVRFVDLVDAGDPVELAARYDAEGADELVFLDITASAHGRDTMVDVVTRTAEQVFIPFTVGGGVRAPDDARRLLRAGADKVAVNTAAVLEPELISRLADEFGSQCVVVAVDARSRGPGAGWEVFTHGGRQGTGRDAVEWAEACATFGAGEILLTSMDRDGTRDGFDIGLTHAVVEAVNVPVVASGGVGSLEHLVEGAVAGGADALLAASIFHRREFTVAEAKSFLAASGVVVRPPAPA